The following are encoded together in the Lactuca sativa cultivar Salinas chromosome 1, Lsat_Salinas_v11, whole genome shotgun sequence genome:
- the LOC111876186 gene encoding protein WEAK CHLOROPLAST MOVEMENT UNDER BLUE LIGHT-like 1, with protein MDEERAREDYQFGSVDKRLQEIADQSSSGEDTFLSPDSSSGRMKAEYIEHLNDVSPGNSYASSPKAINYGSSPPKANNYASSPPKANNYGSSSPKGGDVYGSSLKANNYGSSSPKPNHHASSPKGNNYASSSSKANNYGSSPKGNNHGSSPKANKGGPGSSPKANKDGSNKPLDQPDSKAGQVAAHIDREKPFESVKEAVSMFGVIVDWKAHRAQTNERRIYIEQELEKARQEIPAFKKKSEEAEKAKYQALRELDCTKRLIEELKLNLERAQTEERQAKQDSELAQLRVTEMEQGYTDESCVAAKTQLEVAKARHQAAAADLIKARNDLSEIRRDFAVLITERDAAIQRAQESVSAAKEAERSVEDLTIQLITTKEAIESTHASHLEAEEHRYAEAILHDQDALNWDKEFKRSEEELEKVQQQIVLAKDLKTKLESSSVLLYKLKEQLAVYMQGNNSLGELNSDSNSNSNSDSSFTRIDIQSGIALAKKNLEEVNQNIEKTKEEIMDLKNATDSLTAELETEKATLTQVRKQKGLGAGAVSSLESELKRTRTELEEIRKKEKETQEKLTELPKQLKKVTEDAERAKSLTEGARRVLKKAKESTDQTKSEANTMSTKLAAAQKEIEAARAAEKLALGAISALQESESSRALKFDDQKDGVTITLEEYYSLSKKGHDAEEAADKRVADAMAQIEEAKDSEMQSLNKLTQLNSELASRKEALNVALEKAELAKESKLNIEEELKKRKGETEQKAKKETSHGGFFRGSKDKDKDKDKDKDKENGNPDPNSTAGSTSNLNLKLNVNIASSLKSRFGAKRGENKDNKSKDSKSKESTSATTTTPADSNSTSTATATATTTSTTTSSSINLFKWGKAEREKRKENKENKDNKDNKENAESTTATDSNTNTNTNTNSNSSSMNPFKWGKGENKENKSKENKEGKEGTEGTAAATTTESNSNSNSMNPFKWGKGESKENKNKESKEGKEGKEGAESTSTTATTESNSNSNSMNPFKWGKGESKENKNKESKEGKEGAESTSTTTTESNSNSMNPFKWGKGENKSKGSKENKESKEAKEGTESISESGGDASPDGPGSKKKKKAAMPKFFMFMGNNKNPKNLPQKNS; from the exons ATGGATGAAGAGAGAGCTCGGGAAGATTATCAATTTGGTTCTGTTGATAAGCGTCTCCAAGAAATCGCCGATCAATCCTCTTCTGGTGAGGATACATTCCTCAGTCCAGATTCATCTTCAGGACGTATGAAGGCTGAATATATTGAACATCTTAATGACGTTTCTCCAGGAAACAGTTATGCTTCATCTCCAAAAGCAATCAATTATGGTTCATCTCCTCCAAAAGCAAACAATTATGCTTCATCCCCTCCAAAAGCAAACAATTATGGTTCATCATCTCCAAAAGGAGGAGACGTTTATGGTTCATCTTTAAAAGCAAACAATTATGGTTCATCATCTccaaaaccaaaccatcatgcTTCATCTCCAAAAGGAAACAATTATGCTTCTTCATCTTCAAAAGCAAACAATTATGGTTCATCTCCAAAAGGGAACAATCATGGATCATCTCCAAAAGCAAACAAAGGTGGTCCTGGTTCGTCTCCAAAAGCAAACAAGGATGGTTCAAATAAACCGCTTGATCAACCTGATTCAAAAGCTGGTCAAGTTGCTGCTCATATCGATAGGGAGAAGCCCTTTGAATCCGTTAAAGAAGCCGTTTCCATGTTCGGTGTGATTGTTGATTGGAAAGCTCACAGAGCTCAGACAAACGAG AGACGGATATACATCGAACAAGAACTGGAAAAGGCGCGTCAGGAAATTCCGGCGTTCAAGAAAAAATCTGAGGAAGCCGAAAAGGCAAAATATCAAGCATTAAGAGAACTCGATTGCACAAAAAGGCTGATAGAAGAACTGAAATTAAACCTAGAAAGAGCACAAACGGAAGAACGTCAAGCAAAACAAGATTCCGAACTCGCCCAACTCCGAGTCACAGAAATGGAACAAGGATACACCGACGAGTCATGCGTCGCCGCCAAGACCCAACTCGAAGTCGCCAAAGCCCGCCACCAAGCCGCCGCTGCAGACCTCATAAAAGCCAGAAATGACTTGTCAGAAATCCGTAGAGACTTCGCCGTTTTGATAACGGAACGAGACGCCGCCATTCAGAGAGCTCAGGAATCAGTGTCGGCGGCTAAAGAAGCCGAGAGATCCGTAGAGGATTTAACGATTCAACTCATAACAACAAAAGAAGCAATCGAATCCACACACGCTTCACATTTAGAAGCCGAAGAACACAGATACGCAGAAGCCATATTACATGACCAAGACGCCTTAAATTGGGACAAAGAATTCAAACGCTCAGAAGAAGAATTAGAAAAAGTCCAACAACAAATTGTATTAGCCAAAGATCTCAAAACAAAACTCGAAAGCTCTTCAGTTTTACTGTATAAGTTAAAAGAACAGTTAGCGGTTTACATGCAAGGGAATAATTCCCTGGGGGAATTAAATTCcgattccaattccaattccaattccgaTTCCAGTTTCACCCGTATCGATATCCAATCCGGTATAGCACTAGCCAAAAAGAACCTCGAAGAAGTCAACCAAAACATCGAGAAAACGAAAGAAGAAATCATGGATTTGAAAAATGCCACTGATTCATTAACCGCAGAACTAGAAACCGAAAAGGCGACTTTAACGCAAGTCCGGAAGCAAAAAGGGTTAGGGGCAGGGGCAGTTTCGTCTTTAGAATCCGAATTAAAACGAACAAGAACAGAACTCGAAGAAATTcgaaaaaaggaaaaagaaacccAGGAAAAGCTGACCGAACTCCCAAAACAACTCAAAAAGGTGACCGAAGACGCCGAACGCGCCAAATCGCTGACCGAAGGTGCTCGGAGGGTTTTGAAAAAAGCAAAAGAATCCACCGACCAAACGAAATCGGAAGCAAACACGATGTCAACAAAGCTCGCCGCTGCCCAAAAGGAAATCGAAGCTGCCCGAGCTGCGGAGAAGTTAGCGTTAGGCGCGATTAGCGCGCTTCAAGAAAGCGAATCTTCCCGCGCGCTTAAATTTGATGACCAAAAAGACGGTGTGACAATTACATTAGAAGAATATTATAGTTTAAGTAAAAAAGGACACGATGCGGAAGAGGCAGCGGATAAACGGGTGGCGGATGCCATGGCACAGATTGAGGAAGCTAAGGATTCCGAAATGCAAAGTTTGAATAAACTCACGCAATTGAATTCGGAATTGGCGTCCCGGAAAGAGGCTTTGAATGTGGCTTTGGAGAAGGCGGAATTGGCCAAGGAATCAAAGTTGAATATTGAAGAGGAGCTTAAGAAACGAAAGGGAGAAACCGAACAAAAAGCAAAAAAGGAGACAAGTCATGGCGGTTTTTTTCGCGGGTCGAAAGACAAAGACAAAGACAAGGACAAGGACAAGGACAAAGAGAACGGGAATCCGGATCCCAATTCTACTGCCGGTTCGACTTCCAATTTGAATTTGAAGTTGAATGTTAATATTGCTTCCTCTCTTAAATCGCGGTTTGGGGCAAAGAGAGGGGAAAATAAGGATAATAAAAgtaaagatagtaaaagtaaGGAAAGTAcatcagcaacaacaacaacaccagcAGACTCCAACTCCACCTCCACCGCCACCGCCACTGCCACCacaacctccaccaccacctctagCTCCATCAACCTATTCAAATGGGGTAAGGCAGAAagggaaaaaagaaaagaaaacaaggAGAATAAGGATAACAAGGACAACAAGGAAAATGCTGAAAGTACAACAGCAACAGACTCCAATACCAATACCAATACCAACACAAACTCTAACTCCAGCTCCATGAACCCATTCAAGTGGGGTAAAGGAGAAAATAAGGAAAATAAAAGCAAGGAAAACAAAGAGGGTAAAGAAGGTACAGAAGGTacagcagcagcaacaacaacagaATCCAATTCCAACTCCAACTCCATGAACCCATTCAAATGGGGTAAAGGGGAAAGTAAGgaaaataaaaacaaagaaaGCAAAGAGGGTAAGGAAGGCAAGGAAGGTGCGGAAAGCAcatcaacaacagcaacaacgGAATCCAATTCCAACTCCAACTCCATGAACCCATTCAAATGGGGCAAGGGGGAAAGTAAGGAAAATAAAAACAAAGAGAGTAAGGAGGGGAAGGAAGGTGCCGAAAGTACATCAACAACCACCACGGAATCCAATTCCAACTCCATGAACCCATTCAAATGGGGTAAGGGGGAAAATAAAAGCAAGGGAAGTAAGGAAAACAAGGAAAGTAAGGAAGCCAAAGAAGGTACGGAAAGCATAAGTGAGTCAGGTGGTGACGCGTCACCCGATGGTCCAGGttcaaagaagaagaaaaaggcgGCTATGCCCAAATTTTTTATGTTTATGGGGAATAATAAGAATCCTAAAAATCTACCGCAAAAGAATTCCTAA
- the LOC111876187 gene encoding uncharacterized protein LOC111876187, whose amino-acid sequence MPSLGSTSKAVGQLITRKNGVKQLMRCLQNNPEVENHPQSRCFRSSIGNVETFPSSCQIVSSIHKDKHTPLLQNMSSGVVIQRRGFLGCGDGDEGSNVLSKVHEEKRIMGYSPEQLFAVVAAVDMYQDFLPWCKRSDIVQRHSDSAFDAELEIGFKFLVESYVSHVQLVKPKMIKTTSSQSSLFDHLINIWEFNPGPIPGTCDLHFFVDFKFQSPLYSQMASMFFKEVVSRLVGSFNDRCRLIYGPGVPLHGKNIERNA is encoded by the exons ATGCCATCGTTAGGTTCAACTTCAAAGGCAGTGGGGCAGTTGATTACACGCAAAAATGGTGTCAAACAGTTAATGAGATGTTTACAAAACAACCCTGAAGTGGAAAATCATCCTCAAAGTCGGTGTTTTCGCAGCAGCATTGGAAATGTAGAAACATTTCCATCTTCCTGTCAAATAGTTAGTAGTATTCATAAGGATAAACACACTCCCTTGTTACAAAATATGTCTTCTGGTGTTGTTATTCAAAGAAGGGGATTTCTTGGCTGTGGCGATGGAGATGAAGGAAGTAATGTTCTTTCAAAAGTTCATGAAGAGAAACGTATTATGGg gtATTCTCCAGAGCAGCTATTTGCAGTGGTTGCTGCTGTTGATATGTATCAAGATTTTCTTCCATGGTGTAAGAGATCTGATATAGTTCAACGTCATTCAGACTCAGCTTTTGATGCTGAATTGGAGATTGGCTTCAAATTTCTTGTTGAAAGCTATGTGTCTCATGTGCAATTGGTAAAGCCTAAAATGATAAAG ACAACTTCATCACAAAGCAGCCTTTTTGATCATTTAATAAACATATGGGAGTTCAACCCGGGACCCATTCCAGGAACATGTGACCTTCATTTCTTTGTGGATTTTAAGTTCCAATCACCCTTATACTCACAG ATGGCATCCATGTTTTTTAAAGAAGTGGTGTCTCGACTAGTTGGTTCATTTAATGACCGTTGTCGATTGATATATGGGCCCGGGGTCCCACTTCATGGAAAGAATATTGAACGAAATGCATAA